CGTCAGAAAAATCGGCGTTCTCTAGCGTTCCACCATCTTCTATTCGTAACAAATCTTCTGCTGTTCCGTAACCCATTTCGACAACCTTTTTGGCACCCTGTTCAACGATTTTCTTAAAATCATTCTTCGAAAACCTCAAATCGCTCGTTTCCCCAACTCCGACTGGTACATTCTCGTAAATGCGTTTGATAAGAGTCTCCAAATTTCTTTTCACAATATCTGAGTCACCATCTACGACTAGCATTCTAACACCGCAGTTTATATCGAATCCAACGCCACCCGGACTTATTACACCATCTTCTGCATCAAATGCTGCCACACCACCTATGGGGAATCCGTAACCCCAGTGTATATCTGGCATTGCATATGCTGCTTTAACAATCCCCGGTAATGTTGCGACATTCTTGAGTTGTTCGATAGCTTCTTCGTCTATCGTCTCGTAATCAGCAAGGATAATCGCGTCAACACGCATACTGCCTGTCTTCTTGATCCTATAAACATATTTTCCTTCTTTTTCAGCTCCTGTTACAGACATAAACTCACCTCCTTTTGAAGGTGAACACCTCAAAACCAAGTTACAAAAACATCCGTACAGAGATTTTAAAGCAAACCACCCGCGACGTTACGTCTTGGGTGGTTTGCATGTTATTTATACTCTTTCATGTGGGTTGTATTTCTCTTTTGAAACATTCAAAGCTTCGTATATCTTTTCAAAGTCTGCTTCTACTCTAAGTTGATACCCTGTCCTCCATTTAATCTCAACAAATCCTTCATTTAGCGTCTTACCTATCGTGATTCTGAATGGGATACCTATCAAATCGGCATCGCTGAACTTAACACCCGGTGAAACATTTCGGTCGTCAAAGAGTACCTCTTCGCCTTTTAGAAGCAGGAATTCATACAGTTCTGTTGCGAATTTCATTAGATTTTCGTTATTGCTGACAGGTGTAATAATTGTTGTGAATGGGGCAACTGAAAGTGGCCAGATAATTCCTTTTTCGTCATGGAGTTGTTCTACTATAGCTCCCATTGTTCTTGAGATACCCCAGCCGTAGCATCCCATTATAAACGGTTTCAATTGACCATCTCTATCCATGTATTTTGATCCCATCGCTTCTGAATATTTCGTTCCCAGTTTGAAGATATGGCCAAGTTCAATACCTTTCTTCATTTTCAATGGTTTGCTACACACTGGACAAGGATCACCTTCACGGGCAACAACAAGGTCTGTCCATTCATCCGGAACAAAGTCTCTTCCAACGTTCACATTGACATAGTGATAATCTTTTTCCATACCACCAACCACGAAATTTTTCATGCCTTTGACTTGAGTATCAGCTATTATTCTGATACCTTTGACACCAACAGGACCTAAGAATCCAATGGGCACTCCAAAGTCTTTGAGTATCTCTTCAGGTGTGGCAAACACTAACGACTGGTCGTTAACAAAAGCTTTCAATTTCTCTTCATTAAGTTCCCTGTCTCCAGGAACAAGTGCCATAAAGTAACCATTTCTACCCTTGTAGATAAGTGTTTTGACAATCTTTCTCACGGGAACGTTGAGGAAATTTGCAACATCCTCCACTGTCTTTACGTTTGGTGTGTAAGTCTTTTCGATAGGTTTTTCTTCTTCACTTTCATAAACAACTTCGCCAACGTATGGAACGCGTTCGTCGTTCCCCGAATATCCACAGTCACAGTACAGTATGTTACTCTCTCCGGTGTCGGCAAAAGCTACGAACTCGTGGCTCTCACTACCACCAATAGCTCCCGATGAAGCTTCCACAATAGCGTATTTGAGACCTAAGCGCTCCATTATGTTAGAATACGCCTGTCTGTGAGCTTTGTACGTTTCGTGCAAGGATTCCCAGCTATCATGGAAACTGTAACCATCTTTCATGATGAACTCCCGGGCTCTTAACACTCCAAATCTTGGGCGAATCTCATCACGGTATTTGTTTGCAATCTGATAGAGTGTCATTGGTAATTGTTTGTAGCTGTTGAGCTCGTTTTGAATAAGGAACGTGACTAGTTCCTCGTGGGTTGGTCCCAGTGTAAATTCTCTGTCGTGTCGGTCTCTGAGTTTCATCATCTCTGGGCCATAGTCATCCCACCTGCCAGATTGTTTCCAAAGTTCAGCGGGTTGAATTATTGGCATTAGTATTTCATTAGCACCTATTCTGTCCATTTCCTCTCTGACAATCCTTTCGATTTTAAGGAGCACTCGCCTGCCAAGTGGTAGGTAAGTGTAAACTCCTGCCGCGATTTTCCTTATGAATCCCCCTCTTATTAGTAACTCCTGACTGGGAACTTCAGAATCAGCTGGTGCCTCCTTTAGCGTTGGTGCGTAAAGTTGACTATACTTCATTTCTATCCCTCCATTTTTCTTTCTTGCTCGATGATTTCGTATTTTGTGCCTTCTGGTGTATCGAACAATTTCACACCGGATTCGG
The DNA window shown above is from Fervidobacterium changbaicum and carries:
- a CDS encoding proline--tRNA ligase; its protein translation is MKYSQLYAPTLKEAPADSEVPSQELLIRGGFIRKIAAGVYTYLPLGRRVLLKIERIVREEMDRIGANEILMPIIQPAELWKQSGRWDDYGPEMMKLRDRHDREFTLGPTHEELVTFLIQNELNSYKQLPMTLYQIANKYRDEIRPRFGVLRAREFIMKDGYSFHDSWESLHETYKAHRQAYSNIMERLGLKYAIVEASSGAIGGSESHEFVAFADTGESNILYCDCGYSGNDERVPYVGEVVYESEEEKPIEKTYTPNVKTVEDVANFLNVPVRKIVKTLIYKGRNGYFMALVPGDRELNEEKLKAFVNDQSLVFATPEEILKDFGVPIGFLGPVGVKGIRIIADTQVKGMKNFVVGGMEKDYHYVNVNVGRDFVPDEWTDLVVAREGDPCPVCSKPLKMKKGIELGHIFKLGTKYSEAMGSKYMDRDGQLKPFIMGCYGWGISRTMGAIVEQLHDEKGIIWPLSVAPFTTIITPVSNNENLMKFATELYEFLLLKGEEVLFDDRNVSPGVKFSDADLIGIPFRITIGKTLNEGFVEIKWRTGYQLRVEADFEKIYEALNVSKEKYNPHERV